A genomic region of Trifolium pratense cultivar HEN17-A07 linkage group LG3, ARS_RC_1.1, whole genome shotgun sequence contains the following coding sequences:
- the LOC123918705 gene encoding photosynthetic NDH subunit of subcomplex B 4, chloroplastic, which produces MAEAIIGFTVFNSHIHSSCLQTKRFEVNPSSRLPKHTSNSTLFHRSLQVLDGKTKRASLCKVNGLPDIPLMAILVEQLEGQRDLITEKTIWHLSDQQIKNVYAWYIMFTVWGVLFFGSMKDPYYDSDTYREDGGDGTGNWIYEKQEVLEAEAREALWREELIEEIEQKVGGLREIEEAAKKEEELVK; this is translated from the exons ATGGCCGAAGCTATAATTGGTTTTACTGTTTTCAATTCACATATTCATAGTTCATGTCTTCAAACAAAAAGATTTGAAGTGAATCCATCTTCAAGATTG CCTAAGCACACTTCAAACTCTACCCTTTTTCACAGGTCACTGCAG GTCTTAGATGGCAAGACAAAAAGAGCATCTTTGTGTAAAGTAAATGGTTTACCAGATATTCCACTGATGGCAATTCTAGTAGAACAATTGGAAGGACAAAGAGATCTTATAACTGAGAAAACAATTTGGCATCTTAGTgatcaacaaataaaaaatgttt ATGCTTGGTACATAATGTTCACCGTTTGGGGAGTCTTATTCTTTGGTTCCATGAAG GACCCATATTACGATTCAGACACATATAGAGAAGATGGAGGAGATGGCACTGGAAACTGGATATATGAGAAG CAAGAGGTATTGGAAGCAGAGGCCAGAGAAGCTCTGTGGAGAGAGGAGTTGATTGAAGAAATAGAACAAAAAGTTGGAGGGTTGAGAGAAATTGAAGAAGCAGCAAAGAAGGAGGAGGAACTTGTTAAATGA